In one window of Nothobranchius furzeri strain GRZ-AD chromosome 11, NfurGRZ-RIMD1, whole genome shotgun sequence DNA:
- the LOC139061897 gene encoding uncharacterized protein codes for MNVRSIGNKTAFLKDYFIDQSINLFFMTETWVQPGESAPRSELCPPECLVLNEPRPSGRGGGLLTLYNSFLPLKSLSGFVTPSSFELSMFELACCPPVLCALRYRPPKYNAVFLNEFSDFLADFLPKHERDIILGDFNINVCCPTKPLVKEFLDILDSFDLQQLVKDPTLEHSHTLDLVLSFGLCVSDLFVDQVCISDHFPIIFNTSNLKPSSSVMLSSSLEAGLLTSFSSCTSVGVDGLVDSFNTACSAALDSVAPLKLRQKKTISDPWVNDNTDALRRQCRTLERKWKKDKLQISQQMLKDSLAAYQKAVRSAKNNYFANITERHRGDQRKLFSTVNSVLSLKESTAPSTPTIELCTDFQNFFLEKISSIRQNLLGPVTQKEPLCSPPFSDFDPVSLQDLDKLIKSMKPSGSPLDALPPCCYLGLCQ; via the coding sequence ATGAATGTCCGATCGATCGGGAATAAAACGGCTTTTTTGAAAGACTATTTCATCGACCAGTCAATAAACCTGTTCTTCATGACTGAAACCTGGGTCCAGCCTGGTGAGTCGGCCCCTCGATCAGAACTTTGTCCTCCTGAGTGCCTAGTCTTAAACGAGCCTAGACCCTCTGGTCGTGGTGGGGGTTTGCTGACTTTATACAACTCCTTTCTCCCTCTGAAATCACTCTCTGGTTTTGTGACTCCCTCCAGCTTTGAGCTGTCAATGTTTGAATTAGCCTGCTGCCCACCTGTACTCTGTGCTCTCCGTTACCGTCCACCTAAATATAACGCGGTCTTTCTAAATGAATTTTCAGACTTTTTAGCCGATTTCCTCCCAAAACATGAAAGAGATATTAtccttggtgactttaacattaaTGTCTGCTGTCCCACAAAGCCCTTGGTAAAGGAGTTTTTGGACATTTTAGATTCATTTGATCTACAGCAGCTGGTCAAAGATCCTACCCTTGAACACTCCCATACACTGGACTTAGTTTTATCTTTTGGACTCTGTGTTTCTGATTTATTTGTGGATCAGGTTTGTATCTCCGATCATTTTCCAATCATTTTTAATACCTCAAACCTCAAACCCTCGTCCTCTGTTATGCTGTCATCTAGCCTGGAGGCTGGCCTTTTAACATCCTTCTCCTCATGTACATCGGTGGGGGTAGATGGTTTGGTGGACTCCTTCAATACGGCTTGTTCTGCTGCCCTAGACTCTGTTGCACCGCTCAAACTCAGGCAAAAGAAGACCATCTCTGATCCCTGGGTAAACGACAACACTGATGCTCTCAGACGCCAGTGTAGGACACTTGAACgtaaatggaaaaaggacaagctaCAAATTTCCCAACAAATGCTGAAAGACTCCCTGGCAGCTTACCAaaaagctgtcagatcagctaaaaataattattttgccaACATCACTGAGAGGCATCGTGGTGATCAACGCAAGCTTTTCAGTACCGTTAACTCTGTTCTTTCACTAAAGGAATCCACCGCCCCCTCCACACCAACCATAGAACTTTGCActgattttcagaattttttcctgGAAAAAATCAGTTCTATTAGACAGAATCTGTTGGGACCTGTTACCCAGAAAGaaccactctgttctcctccattcTCTGATTTTGATCCTGTCTCCCTACAAGATCTGGATAAATTAATCAAGTCCATGAAACCCTCAGGCTCCCCACTGGATGCTCTCCCCCCATGCTGCTACTTGGGGCTCTGCCAGTAG